One Paroedura picta isolate Pp20150507F chromosome 3, Ppicta_v3.0, whole genome shotgun sequence genomic window carries:
- the PCBP2 gene encoding poly(rC)-binding protein 2 isoform X22: MDTGVIEGGLNVTLTIRLLMHGKEVGSIIGKKGESVKKMREESGARINISEGNCPERIITLAGPTNAIFKAFAMIIDKLEEDISSSMTNSTASSRPPVTLRLVVPASQCGSLIGKGGCKIKEIRESTGAQVQVAGDMLPNSTERAITIAGIPQSIIECVKQICVVMLESPPKGVTIPYRPKPSSSPVIFAGGQAYTIQGQYAIPQPDLTKLHQLAMQQSHFPMSHGNTGFSAGLDASAQTTSHELTIPNDLIGCIIGRQGAKINEIRQMSGAQIKIANPVEGSTDRQVTITGSAASISLAQYLINVRLSSETGGMGSS; this comes from the exons ATGGACACCGGTGTTATCGAAGGAGGTTTAAATGTCACACTTACCATTCGCCTACTTATGCATGGGAAG GAGGTTGGAAGCATTATTGGGAAG AAAGGAGAATCTGTAAAGAAGATGCGTGAAGAG AGTGGTGCTCGCATTAACATCTCAGAAGGGAACTGCCCAGAACGGATTATCACTCTTGCTGGACCCACCAATGCCATCTTCAAAGCATTTGCTATGATCATTGACAAACTGGAAGAG GACATCAGCAGCTCAATGACTAACAGCACGGCCTCTAGCAGGCCCCCCGTTACCCTGAGACTCGTGGTCCCTGCCAGTCAGTGTGGTTCTCTCATTGGGAAAGGAGGCTGTAAGATCAAGGAGATCAGAGAG aGCACAGGGGCACAAGTCCAAGTGGCAGGAGACATGTTGCCCAACTCTACTGAGAGAGCAATCACCATTGCTGGGATTCCACAGTCCATCATTGAATGCGTGAAACAGATTTGTGTGGTCATGCTGGAG TCTCCCCCTAAAGGTGTCACCATCCCCTACCGGCCCAAGCCATCCAGTTCTCCTGTCATCTTTGCAGGCGGTCAG GCCTATACCATTCAAGGACAGTATGCCATTCCACAGCCAGAT CTGACCAAGCTGCACCAGTTGGCAATGCAACAGTCACACTTTCCAATGTCTCATGGCAACACTGGATTCAGTG CAGGTTTGGATGCATCAGCTCAGACTACTTCTCATGAACTCACCATTCCAAATGAT ctgATTGGCTGTATCATTGGGCGTCAGGGCGCCAAGATCAATGAGATTCGCCAAATGTCTGGGGCGCAGATCAAAATTGCCAATCCAGTGGAAGGCTCTACTGACCGGCAGGTTACCATAACTGGATCTGCAGCCAGCATTAGCCTGGCTCAATATCTAATTAATGTCAG
- the PCBP2 gene encoding poly(rC)-binding protein 2 isoform X21, which translates to MDTGVIEGGLNVTLTIRLLMHGKEVGSIIGKKGESVKKMREESGARINISEGNCPERIITLAGPTNAIFKAFAMIIDKLEEDISSSMTNSTASSRPPVTLRLVVPASQCGSLIGKGGCKIKEIRESTGAQVQVAGDMLPNSTERAITIAGIPQSIIECVKQICVVMLESPPKGVTIPYRPKPSSSPVIFAGGQAYTIQGQYAIPQPDLTKLHQLAMQQSHFPMSHGNTGFSGVESSSPDGKSYWAGLDASAQTTSHELTIPNDLIGCIIGRQGAKINEIRQMSGAQIKIANPVEGSTDRQVTITGSAASISLAQYLINVRLSSETGGMGSS; encoded by the exons ATGGACACCGGTGTTATCGAAGGAGGTTTAAATGTCACACTTACCATTCGCCTACTTATGCATGGGAAG GAGGTTGGAAGCATTATTGGGAAG AAAGGAGAATCTGTAAAGAAGATGCGTGAAGAG AGTGGTGCTCGCATTAACATCTCAGAAGGGAACTGCCCAGAACGGATTATCACTCTTGCTGGACCCACCAATGCCATCTTCAAAGCATTTGCTATGATCATTGACAAACTGGAAGAG GACATCAGCAGCTCAATGACTAACAGCACGGCCTCTAGCAGGCCCCCCGTTACCCTGAGACTCGTGGTCCCTGCCAGTCAGTGTGGTTCTCTCATTGGGAAAGGAGGCTGTAAGATCAAGGAGATCAGAGAG aGCACAGGGGCACAAGTCCAAGTGGCAGGAGACATGTTGCCCAACTCTACTGAGAGAGCAATCACCATTGCTGGGATTCCACAGTCCATCATTGAATGCGTGAAACAGATTTGTGTGGTCATGCTGGAG TCTCCCCCTAAAGGTGTCACCATCCCCTACCGGCCCAAGCCATCCAGTTCTCCTGTCATCTTTGCAGGCGGTCAG GCCTATACCATTCAAGGACAGTATGCCATTCCACAGCCAGAT CTGACCAAGCTGCACCAGTTGGCAATGCAACAGTCACACTTTCCAATGTCTCATGGCAACACTGGATTCAGTG GCGttgaatccagctctccagatgggaAAAGCTATTGGG CAGGTTTGGATGCATCAGCTCAGACTACTTCTCATGAACTCACCATTCCAAATGAT ctgATTGGCTGTATCATTGGGCGTCAGGGCGCCAAGATCAATGAGATTCGCCAAATGTCTGGGGCGCAGATCAAAATTGCCAATCCAGTGGAAGGCTCTACTGACCGGCAGGTTACCATAACTGGATCTGCAGCCAGCATTAGCCTGGCTCAATATCTAATTAATGTCAG
- the PCBP2 gene encoding poly(rC)-binding protein 2 isoform X18 has protein sequence MDTGVIEGGLNVTLTIRLLMHGKEVGSIIGKKGESVKKMREESGARINISEGNCPERIITLAGPTNAIFKAFAMIIDKLEEDISSSMTNSTASSRPPVTLRLVVPASQCGSLIGKGGCKIKEIRESTGAQVQVAGDMLPNSTERAITIAGIPQSIIECVKQICVVMLESPPKGVTIPYRPKPSSSPVIFAGGQDRYSSGSASYPHTAPSMCLNSDLEGPPQEAYTIQGQYAIPQPDLTKLHQLAMQQSHFPMSHGNTGFSGVESSSPDGKSYWGLDASAQTTSHELTIPNDLIGCIIGRQGAKINEIRQMSGAQIKIANPVEGSTDRQVTITGSAASISLAQYLINVRLSSETGGMGSS, from the exons ATGGACACCGGTGTTATCGAAGGAGGTTTAAATGTCACACTTACCATTCGCCTACTTATGCATGGGAAG GAGGTTGGAAGCATTATTGGGAAG AAAGGAGAATCTGTAAAGAAGATGCGTGAAGAG AGTGGTGCTCGCATTAACATCTCAGAAGGGAACTGCCCAGAACGGATTATCACTCTTGCTGGACCCACCAATGCCATCTTCAAAGCATTTGCTATGATCATTGACAAACTGGAAGAG GACATCAGCAGCTCAATGACTAACAGCACGGCCTCTAGCAGGCCCCCCGTTACCCTGAGACTCGTGGTCCCTGCCAGTCAGTGTGGTTCTCTCATTGGGAAAGGAGGCTGTAAGATCAAGGAGATCAGAGAG aGCACAGGGGCACAAGTCCAAGTGGCAGGAGACATGTTGCCCAACTCTACTGAGAGAGCAATCACCATTGCTGGGATTCCACAGTCCATCATTGAATGCGTGAAACAGATTTGTGTGGTCATGCTGGAG TCTCCCCCTAAAGGTGTCACCATCCCCTACCGGCCCAAGCCATCCAGTTCTCCTGTCATCTTTGCAGGCGGTCAG GACAGGTACAGCAGCGGCAGTGcaagctacccccacaccgccccATCAATGTGCCTCAACTCTGACCTGGAGGGACCACCTCAAGAG GCCTATACCATTCAAGGACAGTATGCCATTCCACAGCCAGAT CTGACCAAGCTGCACCAGTTGGCAATGCAACAGTCACACTTTCCAATGTCTCATGGCAACACTGGATTCAGTG GCGttgaatccagctctccagatgggaAAAGCTATTGGG GTTTGGATGCATCAGCTCAGACTACTTCTCATGAACTCACCATTCCAAATGAT ctgATTGGCTGTATCATTGGGCGTCAGGGCGCCAAGATCAATGAGATTCGCCAAATGTCTGGGGCGCAGATCAAAATTGCCAATCCAGTGGAAGGCTCTACTGACCGGCAGGTTACCATAACTGGATCTGCAGCCAGCATTAGCCTGGCTCAATATCTAATTAATGTCAG
- the PCBP2 gene encoding poly(rC)-binding protein 2 isoform X19, which produces MDTGVIEGGLNVTLTIRLLMHGKEVGSIIGKKGESVKKMREESGARINISEGNCPERIITLAGPTNAIFKAFAMIIDKLEEDISSSMTNSTASSRPPVTLRLVVPASQCGSLIGKGGCKIKEIRESTGAQVQVAGDMLPNSTERAITIAGIPQSIIECVKQICVVMLESPPKGVTIPYRPKPSSSPVIFAGGQDRYSSGSASYPHTAPSMCLNSDLEGPPQEAYTIQGQYAIPQPDLTKLHQLAMQQSHFPMSHGNTGFSAGLDASAQTTSHELTIPNDLIGCIIGRQGAKINEIRQMSGAQIKIANPVEGSTDRQVTITGSAASISLAQYLINVRLSSETGGMGSS; this is translated from the exons ATGGACACCGGTGTTATCGAAGGAGGTTTAAATGTCACACTTACCATTCGCCTACTTATGCATGGGAAG GAGGTTGGAAGCATTATTGGGAAG AAAGGAGAATCTGTAAAGAAGATGCGTGAAGAG AGTGGTGCTCGCATTAACATCTCAGAAGGGAACTGCCCAGAACGGATTATCACTCTTGCTGGACCCACCAATGCCATCTTCAAAGCATTTGCTATGATCATTGACAAACTGGAAGAG GACATCAGCAGCTCAATGACTAACAGCACGGCCTCTAGCAGGCCCCCCGTTACCCTGAGACTCGTGGTCCCTGCCAGTCAGTGTGGTTCTCTCATTGGGAAAGGAGGCTGTAAGATCAAGGAGATCAGAGAG aGCACAGGGGCACAAGTCCAAGTGGCAGGAGACATGTTGCCCAACTCTACTGAGAGAGCAATCACCATTGCTGGGATTCCACAGTCCATCATTGAATGCGTGAAACAGATTTGTGTGGTCATGCTGGAG TCTCCCCCTAAAGGTGTCACCATCCCCTACCGGCCCAAGCCATCCAGTTCTCCTGTCATCTTTGCAGGCGGTCAG GACAGGTACAGCAGCGGCAGTGcaagctacccccacaccgccccATCAATGTGCCTCAACTCTGACCTGGAGGGACCACCTCAAGAG GCCTATACCATTCAAGGACAGTATGCCATTCCACAGCCAGAT CTGACCAAGCTGCACCAGTTGGCAATGCAACAGTCACACTTTCCAATGTCTCATGGCAACACTGGATTCAGTG CAGGTTTGGATGCATCAGCTCAGACTACTTCTCATGAACTCACCATTCCAAATGAT ctgATTGGCTGTATCATTGGGCGTCAGGGCGCCAAGATCAATGAGATTCGCCAAATGTCTGGGGCGCAGATCAAAATTGCCAATCCAGTGGAAGGCTCTACTGACCGGCAGGTTACCATAACTGGATCTGCAGCCAGCATTAGCCTGGCTCAATATCTAATTAATGTCAG
- the PCBP2 gene encoding poly(rC)-binding protein 2 isoform X17, whose translation MDTGVIEGGLNVTLTIRLLMHGKEVGSIIGKKGESVKKMREESGARINISEGNCPERIITLAGPTNAIFKAFAMIIDKLEEDISSSMTNSTASSRPPVTLRLVVPASQCGSLIGKGGCKIKEIRESTGAQVQVAGDMLPNSTERAITIAGIPQSIIECVKQICVVMLESPPKGVTIPYRPKPSSSPVIFAGGQDRYSSGSASYPHTAPSMCLNSDLEGPPQEAYTIQGQYAIPQPDLTKLHQLAMQQSHFPMSHGNTGFSGVESSSPDGKSYWAGLDASAQTTSHELTIPNDLIGCIIGRQGAKINEIRQMSGAQIKIANPVEGSTDRQVTITGSAASISLAQYLINVRLSSETGGMGSS comes from the exons ATGGACACCGGTGTTATCGAAGGAGGTTTAAATGTCACACTTACCATTCGCCTACTTATGCATGGGAAG GAGGTTGGAAGCATTATTGGGAAG AAAGGAGAATCTGTAAAGAAGATGCGTGAAGAG AGTGGTGCTCGCATTAACATCTCAGAAGGGAACTGCCCAGAACGGATTATCACTCTTGCTGGACCCACCAATGCCATCTTCAAAGCATTTGCTATGATCATTGACAAACTGGAAGAG GACATCAGCAGCTCAATGACTAACAGCACGGCCTCTAGCAGGCCCCCCGTTACCCTGAGACTCGTGGTCCCTGCCAGTCAGTGTGGTTCTCTCATTGGGAAAGGAGGCTGTAAGATCAAGGAGATCAGAGAG aGCACAGGGGCACAAGTCCAAGTGGCAGGAGACATGTTGCCCAACTCTACTGAGAGAGCAATCACCATTGCTGGGATTCCACAGTCCATCATTGAATGCGTGAAACAGATTTGTGTGGTCATGCTGGAG TCTCCCCCTAAAGGTGTCACCATCCCCTACCGGCCCAAGCCATCCAGTTCTCCTGTCATCTTTGCAGGCGGTCAG GACAGGTACAGCAGCGGCAGTGcaagctacccccacaccgccccATCAATGTGCCTCAACTCTGACCTGGAGGGACCACCTCAAGAG GCCTATACCATTCAAGGACAGTATGCCATTCCACAGCCAGAT CTGACCAAGCTGCACCAGTTGGCAATGCAACAGTCACACTTTCCAATGTCTCATGGCAACACTGGATTCAGTG GCGttgaatccagctctccagatgggaAAAGCTATTGGG CAGGTTTGGATGCATCAGCTCAGACTACTTCTCATGAACTCACCATTCCAAATGAT ctgATTGGCTGTATCATTGGGCGTCAGGGCGCCAAGATCAATGAGATTCGCCAAATGTCTGGGGCGCAGATCAAAATTGCCAATCCAGTGGAAGGCTCTACTGACCGGCAGGTTACCATAACTGGATCTGCAGCCAGCATTAGCCTGGCTCAATATCTAATTAATGTCAG
- the PCBP2 gene encoding poly(rC)-binding protein 2 isoform X20 — MDTGVIEGGLNVTLTIRLLMHGKEVGSIIGKKGESVKKMREESGARINISEGNCPERIITLAGPTNAIFKAFAMIIDKLEEDISSSMTNSTASSRPPVTLRLVVPASQCGSLIGKGGCKIKEIRESTGAQVQVAGDMLPNSTERAITIAGIPQSIIECVKQICVVMLESPPKGVTIPYRPKPSSSPVIFAGGQDRYSSGSASYPHTAPSMCLNSDLEGPPQEAYTIQGQYAIPQPDLTKLHQLAMQQSHFPMSHGNTGFSGLDASAQTTSHELTIPNDLIGCIIGRQGAKINEIRQMSGAQIKIANPVEGSTDRQVTITGSAASISLAQYLINVRLSSETGGMGSS, encoded by the exons ATGGACACCGGTGTTATCGAAGGAGGTTTAAATGTCACACTTACCATTCGCCTACTTATGCATGGGAAG GAGGTTGGAAGCATTATTGGGAAG AAAGGAGAATCTGTAAAGAAGATGCGTGAAGAG AGTGGTGCTCGCATTAACATCTCAGAAGGGAACTGCCCAGAACGGATTATCACTCTTGCTGGACCCACCAATGCCATCTTCAAAGCATTTGCTATGATCATTGACAAACTGGAAGAG GACATCAGCAGCTCAATGACTAACAGCACGGCCTCTAGCAGGCCCCCCGTTACCCTGAGACTCGTGGTCCCTGCCAGTCAGTGTGGTTCTCTCATTGGGAAAGGAGGCTGTAAGATCAAGGAGATCAGAGAG aGCACAGGGGCACAAGTCCAAGTGGCAGGAGACATGTTGCCCAACTCTACTGAGAGAGCAATCACCATTGCTGGGATTCCACAGTCCATCATTGAATGCGTGAAACAGATTTGTGTGGTCATGCTGGAG TCTCCCCCTAAAGGTGTCACCATCCCCTACCGGCCCAAGCCATCCAGTTCTCCTGTCATCTTTGCAGGCGGTCAG GACAGGTACAGCAGCGGCAGTGcaagctacccccacaccgccccATCAATGTGCCTCAACTCTGACCTGGAGGGACCACCTCAAGAG GCCTATACCATTCAAGGACAGTATGCCATTCCACAGCCAGAT CTGACCAAGCTGCACCAGTTGGCAATGCAACAGTCACACTTTCCAATGTCTCATGGCAACACTGGATTCAGTG GTTTGGATGCATCAGCTCAGACTACTTCTCATGAACTCACCATTCCAAATGAT ctgATTGGCTGTATCATTGGGCGTCAGGGCGCCAAGATCAATGAGATTCGCCAAATGTCTGGGGCGCAGATCAAAATTGCCAATCCAGTGGAAGGCTCTACTGACCGGCAGGTTACCATAACTGGATCTGCAGCCAGCATTAGCCTGGCTCAATATCTAATTAATGTCAG